A single region of the Longimicrobiales bacterium genome encodes:
- a CDS encoding MBL fold metallo-hydrolase, which translates to MRLRFLGTGTSFGVPVVGCSCATCTSTDPRDRRTRHAALLESDHGNLLIDAPPELRIQLLRDGIQHIDAVWFTHAHADHVHGIDDLRVFAGRTSHPLPVHAHRETAAQLRSRFDYIFDAAYSPPAGTSRPNLALHEFEAWRQVSIAGFALLPIEVPHGDQKVFGFRTGGLGYITDAKRLDERALDALRGVQVLVLNALWRGNPHPTHFSVEEAVDTARMIGAGQTFLTHLAHRARHADLAATLPAGVAPAYDGLVVEVPEA; encoded by the coding sequence GTGAGGCTCCGCTTTCTCGGCACCGGCACCTCGTTCGGTGTGCCCGTCGTCGGCTGCTCGTGCGCAACGTGCACGTCGACCGACCCGCGCGACCGCCGGACGAGGCACGCCGCCCTGCTCGAGAGCGACCATGGCAACCTGCTGATCGACGCCCCGCCCGAGCTGCGCATCCAGCTCCTGCGCGATGGAATCCAGCACATCGATGCGGTCTGGTTCACGCACGCGCACGCGGACCACGTGCACGGCATCGACGACCTGCGCGTGTTCGCCGGCCGCACGTCGCACCCGCTGCCGGTGCACGCCCATCGCGAGACGGCGGCCCAGCTCCGCAGCCGCTTCGACTACATCTTCGATGCCGCGTACAGCCCGCCGGCCGGAACGAGTCGCCCGAACCTGGCGCTGCACGAGTTCGAGGCGTGGCGGCAGGTGAGTATCGCTGGCTTCGCGCTGCTGCCGATCGAGGTGCCACACGGGGACCAGAAGGTGTTCGGCTTCCGTACCGGCGGACTCGGCTACATCACGGACGCGAAGCGCCTGGACGAGCGCGCGCTCGATGCGCTGCGCGGCGTGCAGGTCCTCGTGCTGAACGCGCTCTGGCGCGGCAACCCGCACCCCACGCATTTCAGCGTCGAGGAGGCCGTCGACACGGCGCGCATGATCGGTGCGGGGCAGACGTTCCTGACACACCTCGCGCACCGCGCGCGGCATGCAGACCTGGCGGC